A part of Thermotoga sp. KOL6 genomic DNA contains:
- the ispG gene encoding flavodoxin-dependent (E)-4-hydroxy-3-methylbut-2-enyl-diphosphate synthase yields the protein MRRAVKVGKLIIGGNAPVSVQSMTNTKTSNVEETIFQIKRLEEAGCDVVRVAVQDEEDAKAIRKIRERINIPLIADIQFDHRLAILSIENGADKIRINPGNMRKDRLKEVVAVAKEKGVPIRVGVNVGSLRKRTSERWKDLAESALEEVRLLESLEFYDIVVSVKSSDVLETIKANEYIAEKVDYPIHLGVTEAGVAETAIVKSSIAIGYLLLKGIGDTIRISISGDPVREVVVGRKILIALGLREGPEVIACPTCGRSEIDVEKLAAMVEENLFHIKKRVKIAVMGCVVNGIGEGKDSDIGVAGLKDGAVIFVKGKVKERVPKEKIIDRLKFYIDRYLEEVD from the coding sequence ATGAGAAGGGCTGTTAAAGTTGGGAAGTTAATCATTGGGGGAAATGCTCCGGTGAGTGTTCAGTCGATGACGAACACAAAAACTTCCAACGTAGAGGAAACAATCTTTCAGATAAAGCGGTTAGAAGAGGCAGGATGTGATGTGGTTCGTGTAGCTGTTCAAGATGAAGAAGATGCTAAAGCTATTCGAAAGATAAGAGAAAGAATCAATATCCCTTTGATTGCTGATATTCAGTTTGATCATAGACTTGCCATACTTTCCATCGAAAACGGTGCGGACAAAATAAGGATAAATCCTGGGAATATGAGAAAGGATCGCTTAAAAGAGGTCGTGGCGGTAGCCAAAGAAAAAGGAGTACCCATTCGTGTGGGAGTGAATGTGGGATCATTGAGAAAGAGAACTTCTGAAAGATGGAAAGATCTCGCAGAATCTGCGCTTGAAGAAGTAAGATTACTCGAAAGTCTAGAATTTTACGATATCGTCGTGTCTGTTAAAAGCTCCGACGTTCTTGAAACGATAAAGGCGAACGAATACATTGCAGAAAAGGTAGATTACCCTATCCATTTGGGAGTGACCGAAGCGGGAGTAGCAGAAACGGCCATTGTGAAATCTTCCATTGCCATCGGCTATCTTCTTTTGAAAGGAATCGGTGATACCATTCGAATCTCCATATCGGGTGATCCTGTAAGGGAAGTGGTCGTGGGAAGAAAAATACTGATCGCTCTCGGTTTGAGAGAAGGTCCTGAAGTGATAGCTTGTCCTACTTGTGGTAGATCGGAAATCGATGTCGAAAAACTTGCAGCGATGGTTGAGGAGAATCTTTTCCACATCAAAAAGAGAGTGAAAATAGCTGTTATGGGGTGTGTTGTTAACGGTATAGGGGAAGGAAAAGATTCTGACATAGGAGTAGCCGGTTTGAAAGATGGAGCGGTCATATTCGTAAAAGGCAAGGTAAAGGAGCGGGTTCCAAAGGAGAAGATAATCGATCGATTGAAATTTTACATAGATCGATATCTTGAGGAGGTGGATTAA
- a CDS encoding RIP metalloprotease yields MVIVYFILILTGVIMVHEFGHYLFAKLFKVKVLEFALGFGPKIFSVKGKETVFRFNVFPIGGYVRMLGEEGEEIADEKEREKSFYSKPAWQRLLITFAGPLFSIVAGYVLFLPITLYWGITLPGIDEVLPGSPAEEAGLKKGDIVYSINGKIAFDTTIISSEIQKGLPVEMLVMRNGRKKPVLIEPRMYPKTYEIVLESVEGVPKGKLVSVNGNHDISILREYVNEFVTLEFENGLVKGILKSFTEIPERYMIGISFAGLSPVFREDFYEKGNILFRKGDRILEVEGQRIDGWQDLIILYQRLTLGQNTLMISIQGDKIEWWRGLSGTVKVLFKRNDKLVEKFVDASSLKTILETPNVLEPQIPRYKPKDFFETVGLSIKACNYVLFATVASLKNFFRNVQTGQIVGVVGLAGVISQASKSGMEAVLTVVAIITISLGVLNLLPLPALDGGRIIFSLVEMVTRRKLDPRVENIIHFLGFIFLMLLFLYITFLDIGRLMGI; encoded by the coding sequence ATGGTTATCGTCTATTTCATTTTAATACTCACCGGTGTAATAATGGTTCACGAATTCGGACATTATTTGTTTGCAAAGCTCTTCAAAGTAAAGGTGTTGGAATTTGCTTTAGGATTTGGTCCCAAGATATTCTCTGTTAAGGGGAAGGAAACTGTTTTTAGATTCAACGTGTTTCCTATTGGTGGATACGTAAGGATGCTTGGAGAAGAAGGCGAAGAAATAGCGGATGAGAAAGAACGTGAAAAGAGTTTCTATTCCAAACCTGCTTGGCAGAGGCTCTTGATAACGTTTGCGGGTCCTTTGTTTTCGATTGTAGCAGGTTACGTTCTCTTTCTCCCTATCACTCTATATTGGGGAATCACTCTTCCAGGAATAGACGAAGTCCTTCCTGGAAGTCCCGCTGAAGAGGCGGGCTTGAAGAAGGGAGATATTGTATATTCCATTAACGGTAAAATCGCTTTTGATACGACTATAATCTCTAGTGAAATTCAAAAAGGACTTCCTGTGGAAATGCTGGTGATGAGAAATGGTAGAAAAAAGCCCGTATTGATTGAACCAAGAATGTATCCAAAAACTTACGAAATAGTTTTAGAAAGTGTTGAAGGAGTCCCAAAAGGTAAGCTCGTTTCGGTTAATGGAAATCACGATATTTCGATTTTGAGGGAGTATGTGAACGAATTCGTGACTTTGGAATTTGAAAATGGCTTGGTAAAAGGTATCTTGAAGAGTTTCACCGAAATTCCAGAACGATACATGATCGGTATATCCTTTGCTGGACTTTCGCCTGTTTTCAGGGAGGATTTCTACGAAAAAGGGAATATATTGTTTAGAAAAGGAGATCGAATATTGGAAGTTGAGGGACAAAGAATAGATGGTTGGCAAGATCTGATCATTCTCTATCAGAGGTTGACACTCGGTCAGAATACTTTGATGATAAGCATTCAAGGAGACAAAATAGAATGGTGGAGAGGTCTTTCTGGGACAGTTAAAGTGCTATTCAAAAGGAATGACAAGCTCGTTGAAAAATTTGTTGATGCGAGTTCTCTGAAAACAATTCTCGAGACTCCGAACGTTTTAGAACCACAAATTCCACGGTACAAACCAAAGGACTTTTTCGAAACGGTAGGACTCTCTATAAAAGCATGTAATTACGTACTTTTCGCAACGGTTGCTTCTTTAAAAAATTTCTTCCGAAATGTTCAAACAGGACAGATAGTCGGTGTTGTGGGTCTAGCAGGTGTTATCAGTCAAGCATCGAAAAGTGGAATGGAAGCAGTTCTTACCGTGGTGGCCATCATAACAATAAGCTTGGGAGTGTTAAATCTCTTACCTCTTCCAGCTTTGGATGGGGGAAGAATTATTTTTTCCCTTGTGGAGATGGTTACCAGAAGAAAGCTCGACCCTCGTGTCGAGAACATCATTCACTTTCTTGGTTTCATCTTCCTCATGTTGTTGTTCCTTTACATAACTTTTCTCGATATAGGAAGGTTGATGGGAATATGA
- a CDS encoding CBS domain-containing protein, with product MKIKRWSVQDFPVVKDSATVKETLHKMRQYQTNECIVIDDEGYFKGVVNKEDLIDMDLSLSISEKASLPDFFVHEDDNITHALLLFLEHQEPYLPVVDENLKVVGAVSLHDFLEALIEALAIDVPGIRFSVILEDKPGELKKIVDLLSRGNINILSILTAREVDGRREVFIKVDTENEKLLADLFDTIGLKIENLEKEEGF from the coding sequence ATGAAGATCAAAAGATGGAGTGTTCAAGATTTTCCCGTCGTGAAAGATTCGGCAACAGTGAAAGAAACTTTGCACAAAATGAGGCAATACCAAACAAACGAGTGTATTGTAATCGATGACGAGGGATATTTCAAAGGAGTTGTGAACAAAGAAGATTTAATAGATATGGACTTGTCCCTTTCAATTTCTGAAAAGGCATCCCTCCCAGACTTCTTTGTTCACGAAGATGACAACATCACACATGCTTTACTTCTGTTCTTAGAACATCAAGAACCTTATCTTCCGGTGGTTGATGAGAATTTGAAAGTTGTGGGAGCGGTGAGTTTACACGATTTTCTCGAAGCGTTGATAGAGGCTCTTGCCATAGATGTTCCGGGCATTCGGTTCTCGGTGATTTTGGAAGACAAACCTGGTGAGCTAAAGAAAATAGTGGACCTGCTCTCTAGGGGAAACATAAACATTCTCTCGATTTTAACAGCAAGAGAAGTTGATGGAAGAAGAGAGGTGTTTATCAAAGTGGACACTGAGAATGAAAAGCTGCTTGCAGATCTTTTCGACACGATAGGTTTGAAAATAGAGAATTTGGAGAAAGAAGAGGGATTCTGA
- a CDS encoding undecaprenyl-diphosphate phosphatase — MEALLGVIQGFTEFLPVSSSGHLSLFSYLFHIDLDAYRTAVLHLGTLASVIIFALDGIKRSLRNWRIVTNLVISTIPAGVFGVLFEKYIDDVFSSLDVLPVFFLITALILLFTRMSSGDRSMEKMKTSDAFLVGLAQVAALFPGISRSGITVSTLLLLGYRREDALQYSFLMSIPIVLGAGLLGLERTQISFLAPFSAFLSGLAALYILSRSVKSGKVWQFAYYCLFVAIFSYLVR; from the coding sequence ATGGAAGCGCTCCTTGGTGTGATCCAGGGATTCACCGAGTTTCTACCTGTTTCAAGCTCTGGGCATTTGTCTCTTTTCTCCTATTTGTTTCATATCGATCTTGATGCATATCGAACTGCCGTTCTTCACCTTGGTACTCTAGCTTCCGTCATTATTTTCGCATTGGATGGCATAAAGAGAAGTTTGAGAAACTGGCGAATTGTTACCAACTTGGTGATATCCACGATACCAGCCGGTGTTTTCGGTGTGTTATTTGAGAAATACATAGACGATGTGTTTTCTTCCCTCGATGTTCTTCCCGTGTTTTTTCTGATAACTGCTTTAATACTCTTGTTCACCAGAATGAGCTCTGGTGATAGATCGATGGAAAAGATGAAAACTTCAGACGCCTTTCTTGTAGGTTTAGCGCAGGTAGCAGCTCTCTTCCCAGGTATTTCAAGAAGCGGTATCACCGTTTCAACTCTTCTCCTTTTAGGATATAGAAGAGAAGACGCTCTTCAGTATTCTTTCCTTATGTCCATACCCATTGTCTTGGGAGCAGGTCTTTTGGGATTAGAAAGAACACAGATTTCATTTTTGGCACCATTTTCTGCGTTTCTATCCGGTCTAGCAGCACTGTACATTCTCTCAAGATCCGTTAAATCCGGAAAAGTGTGGCAGTTCGCCTATTACTGTCTTTTTGTGGCTATTTTCAGTTATCTTGTGAGGTGA
- the dxr gene encoding 1-deoxy-D-xylulose-5-phosphate reductoisomerase → MEERTLVILGATGSIGTQTLDVLRKTSGIRLVGISFHRNVELAKRIVEEFQVENVAVTGDVRVESDFAKKIWKGHDSIGEMLESLKPDITMVAVSGFSGLRAVLFSIRYSRRVCLANKESLVCGGFLVRRSLKKTNTELIPVDSEHNAIFQILESDVQKIILTASGGALRDWNVEDMESATPEDVLKHPVWKMGARITVDSATMVNKTFEVLEAMELFDLPFEKVDVKIHREGLVHGVVILPDGNVKIVISPPDMRIPISYSLFYPKRANLETFAVEEISTLSFEDPDPRKYPVLSLLPRIKDSYALRTVFNAADEVAVNAFLKGKIRFGGIYRVIEKTLEEFTSFSEPKNLEEIEQIHEEAQKTAGRVTEWLSSISF, encoded by the coding sequence ATGGAAGAAAGAACCCTCGTAATATTAGGTGCAACTGGTTCCATTGGGACTCAAACTCTCGACGTATTGAGAAAGACAAGTGGTATTCGTCTCGTGGGTATATCGTTTCACAGAAATGTAGAACTGGCAAAAAGAATTGTAGAGGAATTTCAAGTGGAGAACGTAGCGGTCACGGGCGATGTTCGAGTGGAGAGCGATTTTGCGAAAAAGATATGGAAAGGGCACGATTCCATTGGAGAAATGCTCGAGAGTCTGAAACCCGATATCACAATGGTAGCTGTTTCAGGTTTCAGCGGATTGAGGGCCGTTCTTTTTTCTATTCGTTATTCACGGAGAGTGTGTCTTGCAAACAAAGAGTCTCTCGTCTGCGGTGGATTCCTTGTTAGGAGAAGTTTGAAAAAAACAAATACTGAGCTGATACCAGTTGACAGTGAGCACAATGCTATATTTCAGATTTTAGAATCAGACGTCCAAAAGATAATTCTTACTGCCTCAGGAGGTGCTCTCAGAGATTGGAACGTTGAAGATATGGAGAGTGCTACTCCGGAAGATGTGTTGAAACACCCTGTGTGGAAAATGGGAGCCCGAATCACCGTAGATTCAGCAACGATGGTGAATAAAACATTCGAAGTTCTAGAGGCTATGGAACTTTTCGATTTGCCTTTTGAAAAAGTAGATGTCAAAATACACAGAGAAGGATTGGTCCATGGAGTTGTTATCCTACCGGACGGAAACGTGAAAATTGTTATTTCACCACCCGATATGAGGATACCTATAAGTTATTCTCTATTTTATCCAAAACGTGCCAATTTAGAAACCTTCGCTGTTGAAGAGATTTCAACTCTTTCTTTCGAAGATCCTGATCCAAGAAAATATCCTGTCCTTTCTCTACTCCCCCGCATAAAAGATTCCTACGCGTTGAGAACGGTATTCAATGCAGCAGATGAGGTAGCAGTCAACGCGTTCTTGAAGGGTAAAATAAGATTCGGAGGGATATACAGAGTCATAGAGAAAACCTTGGAGGAGTTCACAAGTTTTTCGGAACCAAAAAACTTGGAAGAGATTGAGCAGATCCACGAGGAAGCGCAGAAAACAGCAGGAAGGGTGACAGAATGGTTATCGTCTATTTCATTTTAA
- a CDS encoding MBL fold metallo-hydrolase encodes MKLEILVSGGSIFVPERLNAHFSTVIYLEEEKRKMLIDPGNLPSLEELERKLSNLGVSPDEITDVFFTHVHLDHIFNSIFFENATFYVHESYKTKNYRSFGPLLGKAYSLVISSWKNIVLLKGDESLLNGKIHVFHTPWHAREHLSFLIHTDNEGKVLVVGDVLPNRLRYYDIIKGYEEGQLKDFLSAVGNIDLLVFPHDAPLKLEVKE; translated from the coding sequence TTGAAATTGGAGATCTTGGTTTCTGGGGGAAGCATTTTTGTACCAGAAAGGTTGAACGCACATTTTTCCACAGTTATTTATTTGGAAGAAGAGAAGAGAAAAATGTTGATAGATCCTGGTAACCTCCCATCCTTGGAAGAATTGGAAAGAAAACTTTCGAACTTGGGAGTGTCTCCTGATGAGATAACCGACGTGTTTTTTACACACGTACATCTTGATCACATCTTCAATTCTATCTTCTTCGAGAATGCAACTTTTTATGTTCATGAATCGTACAAAACAAAAAATTACCGTTCATTTGGTCCTCTTTTAGGCAAAGCTTATTCATTGGTGATTTCCTCCTGGAAAAACATCGTTTTGCTGAAAGGAGACGAAAGTCTTCTGAATGGCAAAATTCATGTATTTCATACTCCTTGGCATGCTAGGGAACACCTCTCTTTCCTTATTCATACAGATAACGAAGGGAAAGTGCTCGTAGTAGGGGATGTACTGCCTAACAGGCTTAGATACTATGATATAATCAAAGGGTACGAAGAAGGTCAGCTGAAAGATTTTCTTTCCGCTGTTGGAAACATTGATCTTCTCGTTTTTCCACACGATGCACCGTTGAAATTGGAGGTGAAGGAATGA